Proteins encoded within one genomic window of Brassica rapa cultivar Chiifu-401-42 chromosome A09, CAAS_Brap_v3.01, whole genome shotgun sequence:
- the LOC103837964 gene encoding glutamate-rich WD repeat-containing protein 1 — protein sequence MVRSINPKKAKRKNKKKGEASSSSVPSMPTRVWQPGVDKLEEGEELQCDPSAYNSLHGFHVGWPCLSFDILGDKLGLNRTEFPHTLYMVAGTQAEKAPLNSIGLFKISNVSGKRRDVVPKTVNGDDAMEDEDDEDEDSDSDEESEDGASTTPIIQVRRVAHHGCVNRIRAMPQNPHICVSWADSGHVQVWDMSSHLNALAESETEGKDGTSPALNQAPLVNFSGHKDEGYAIDWSPATAGRLLSGDCMSMIHLWEPASGSWTVDPIPLTGHTASVEDIQWSPAEANVFASCSVDGTIALWDVRVGKTPALSFKAHNADVNVISWNRLASCMLASGSDDGAFSIHDLRVIKEGDAKVAHFEYHKHPITSIEWSAHESSTLAVSSGDNQLTIWDLSLEKDEEEEAEFKAQTKEHVNTPQDLPPQLLFVHQGQKDLKELHWHNQIPGMIISTAEDGFNILMPYNIQNTLPDLAA from the exons ATGGTTCGCAGCATAAACCCTAAGAAGGCAAAGAGGAAGAACAAG AAGAAGGGAGAAGCGTCTTCCTCCTCGGTGCCATCGATGCCAACAAGGGTTTGGCAGCCAGGTGTGGATAAGctcgaagaaggagaagagctTCAGTGCGACCCTTCTGCTTATAATTCCCTTCATGGCTTCCATGTTGGTTGGCCCTGTTTGAG TTTTGACATTTTAGGTGATAAGTTGGGTTTGAACCGAACTGAGTTTCCTCACACATTGTATATGGTGGCTGGGACTCAG GCGGAGAAAGCACCTTTGAACTCCATTGGGTTATTTAAGATCAGCAACGTGTCTGGGAAGAGACGGGATGTAGTCCCCAAGACGGTTAATGGTGATGATGCTATGGAGGATgaggatgatgaagatgaggaCAGTGATAGCGATGAGGAAAGTGAAGATGGAGCTTCCACTACTCCGATTATTCAG GTCCGCAGAGTTGCTCACCATGGATGTGTTAACCGCATTCGTGCAATGCCACAAAATCCTCATATCTGTGTCTCTTGGGCAGATTCTGGTCATGTACAG GTGTGGGACATGAGCTCTCATCTTAATGCTCTAGCAGAGTCAGAAACAGAAGGTAAAGATGGAACTTCACCGGCTCTAAATCAGGCACCCTTGGTTAACTTTTCTGGCCACAAAGATGAAGGCTATGCTATAGATTGGAGTCCTGCAACTGCTGGAAGGCTTCTTTCCG GGGACTGCATGAGTATGATTCATCTGTGGGAACCAGCTTCTGGTTCATGGACTGTTGATCCTATTCCGTTAACAGGACACACCGCAAGTGTTGAAGATATACAA TGGAGTCCAGCTGAAGCCAACGTGTTTGCATCCTGTTCTGTGGATGGGACTATTGCACTATGGGATGTCCGAGTTGGGAAGACGCCTGCATTATCTTTCAAAGCACATAACGCAGATGTGAATGTTATCTCATGGAACAG GCTGGCTAGTTGCATGTTGGCTTCAGGAAGTGACGATGGAGCATTCTCTATCCATGATCTTAGAGTTATCAAG GAGGGAGATGCTAAGGTAGCACATTTTGAGTATCATAAGCATCCTATCACGTCGATTGAGTGGAGCGCTCATGAATCCTCAACACTTGCAGTCTCTTCCGGCGACAACCAGCTCAC GATATGGGATTTATCCTTAGAgaaggatgaagaagaggaagcagaGTTCAAAGCACAGACCAAGGAACATGTTAACACACCTCAAGATTTGCCTCCTCAGCTTCTTTTCGTTCACCAG GGACAAAAGGACTTGAAGGAACTCCACTGGCACAACCAGATTCCAGGGATGATCATCTCAACTGCTGAAGATGGGTTCAACATCTTGATGCCTTACAACATTCAGAACACACTTCCTGATCTCGCTGCCTGA